From the genome of Candidatus Saccharimonadales bacterium, one region includes:
- a CDS encoding NUDIX domain-containing protein, whose product MNQRIAVRAIIRKDEKTLLLRRSTGRPSILGKFELPGGRLDYGEQPEDALARYLQKDAGLVIQTAQLFDVLTYIDHDDRDIQYVFILYL is encoded by the coding sequence ATGAACCAACGAATTGCTGTCCGAGCTATTATCCGGAAAGATGAGAAGACACTTTTGTTGCGACGTTCTACGGGACGTCCCTCAATTTTAGGTAAGTTTGAGCTTCCGGGGGGGCGCTTAGACTATGGCGAGCAACCTGAAGATGCACTTGCCAGATATTTACAAAAAGATGCCGGCTTGGTTATCCAAACAGCTCAGCTTTTTGATGTATTAACATATATAGACCATGACGATAGAGATATCCAGTATGTATTCATCTTGTACCT
- a CDS encoding site-2 protease family protein, with translation MDFVHILIVFGVILVSMTLHEAMHAFTGYWLGDDTAKLEGRLTLNPLKHIDPFLTLVLPLTLAIAGLPIFGGAKPVPFNPARVRYDEWGAALIAIAGPLTNLLLAFISFGIFVICGLPQDGVGALILHAAVYVNLGFFVFNIIPIPPLDGSRVLYALAPEFVRRGMEAIERYGIIFVFLLVLLLSPLIGAFMSSAIDFFVTVFSHIFSIS, from the coding sequence ATGGATTTTGTGCATATTCTCATCGTTTTTGGAGTTATTTTGGTGTCGATGACGCTTCATGAGGCAATGCATGCCTTTACGGGATATTGGCTCGGAGATGACACAGCTAAGCTGGAAGGACGTCTTACTCTTAACCCTTTAAAACACATAGATCCTTTCTTAACCCTTGTGCTTCCTCTGACGCTTGCGATAGCGGGACTCCCTATCTTTGGTGGCGCCAAGCCGGTTCCGTTTAATCCTGCGCGGGTACGATATGACGAATGGGGAGCTGCTCTTATTGCGATTGCGGGACCTCTTACCAACCTTCTGCTTGCATTCATCTCGTTCGGCATTTTTGTTATCTGTGGGCTACCTCAAGATGGAGTTGGCGCATTAATTCTCCATGCTGCTGTATATGTGAACCTCGGCTTTTTCGTTTTTAACATTATTCCTATTCCGCCTCTGGATGGCTCACGCGTATTGTATGCGCTTGCGCCCGAGTTTGTTCGAAGGGGAATGGAGGCGATTGAACGATATGGGATTATCTTTGTTTTTCTCCTCGTTCTTCTCCTAAGCCCGCTAATAGGAGCCTTTATGAGCTCTGCTATAGACTTTTTTGTGACAGTATTTAGTCATATCTTCAGCATTTCGTAA
- a CDS encoding NUDIX domain-containing protein, giving the protein MSYEPQAHEAQVAILRHLLFTPHAGFAELQKGTKLTSDHFNFHVKKLVEEGYVEKIDKIYRLTHKGKEYANRMDTDEKEIEKQPKVSIAITIERKNNKGEAEFLFQQRKKNPYFDFWGRIGGKMRWGETIIEAANRELLEETGLTAKFEYKTLYHKRDFNKQTGKLLEDKIFLCVYATEYSGALIEQFEGGVNKWMTIEEFHQQPKRFVSVDDFTDLMQRDIHYAERQFYYDESEY; this is encoded by the coding sequence ATGAGTTATGAACCCCAAGCCCACGAAGCACAGGTAGCTATATTGCGACATCTGTTATTTACCCCTCATGCGGGTTTTGCTGAACTACAAAAAGGCACTAAGCTAACGAGTGATCACTTTAACTTCCACGTAAAAAAGCTCGTCGAAGAGGGGTATGTCGAAAAAATAGATAAGATATATCGTCTGACGCACAAAGGGAAAGAATACGCTAATCGTATGGATACTGACGAGAAAGAGATTGAAAAACAGCCCAAGGTCTCAATCGCCATTACAATTGAACGTAAAAATAATAAGGGAGAGGCCGAATTTCTTTTTCAGCAGCGCAAAAAGAATCCATATTTCGACTTTTGGGGTCGTATAGGCGGGAAAATGCGCTGGGGCGAGACGATTATAGAGGCGGCAAATAGGGAGCTGCTAGAAGAAACGGGGCTGACTGCAAAGTTTGAGTATAAAACACTTTACCATAAACGAGATTTCAATAAGCAAACAGGGAAGCTTCTTGAGGATAAGATCTTTCTGTGTGTCTATGCGACCGAATATAGCGGGGCCCTCATTGAGCAATTTGAGGGAGGAGTTAATAAGTGGATGACGATAGAAGAATTTCACCAGCAACCTAAGAGGTTCGTCAGTGTGGATGATTTCACTGATCTGATGCAAAGGGACATTCATTACGCAGAGAGACAATTCTATTACGACGAATCTGAGTATTAG
- the rpmB gene encoding 50S ribosomal protein L28 has product MASRCELTGKGALTGNNVSFSLRRTKRRFKPNLQKKTFEVDGQKVTMILSTQAIRTLKKKGILAKAA; this is encoded by the coding sequence ATGGCATCTCGATGTGAACTTACAGGAAAAGGCGCTTTGACTGGCAACAACGTCAGTTTCTCTTTGCGACGCACAAAACGCCGCTTTAAGCCAAATCTACAAAAGAAAACCTTCGAAGTCGATGGCCAAAAAGTAACTATGATCCTTAGTACTCAGGCTATTCGCACTCTTAAGAAAAAAGGCATTTTAGCAAAAGCCGCTTAG
- a CDS encoding MBL fold metallo-hydrolase produces MFDIEYKGGNGVVIATKKSELVIDPNLTVVGLKPLVTKGKIELATEERFAINDPEAILNAEGPGEYEVGDFSIQGISAHRHIDNETDEKKSTIYRIEVGDVRIALLGNVAPKLSEDQLEEIGVVDVLILPVGGGGLTLDATSAAAIVRSVDPKVVIPVHYADSTLTYEVPQESLEVFTKELAAPVEKIEGKFKVKGVASLPATLTTLALSIS; encoded by the coding sequence ATGTTTGATATCGAGTATAAAGGTGGAAACGGCGTGGTTATCGCCACTAAAAAAAGCGAATTGGTAATTGACCCGAATCTGACCGTCGTTGGCCTTAAGCCGCTTGTTACAAAAGGGAAAATAGAGCTTGCTACAGAGGAGCGGTTTGCTATTAATGATCCCGAGGCTATTTTGAATGCGGAGGGTCCGGGCGAATATGAGGTAGGGGACTTTTCTATTCAGGGGATAAGTGCTCATCGCCATATCGATAACGAAACTGATGAGAAGAAGTCTACAATTTATCGAATAGAAGTAGGTGATGTAAGAATTGCACTTTTAGGTAATGTTGCCCCTAAGTTGAGTGAAGATCAATTGGAAGAGATAGGTGTCGTAGATGTGTTGATCCTTCCTGTAGGTGGTGGCGGACTTACCCTTGATGCCACGAGCGCCGCTGCTATCGTCCGTAGTGTGGATCCCAAGGTAGTTATTCCTGTACATTATGCGGATAGTACGCTTACTTACGAGGTGCCTCAGGAGAGTCTCGAGGTGTTTACAAAAGAATTGGCTGCTCCCGTGGAAAAGATCGAAGGTAAATTCAAGGTAAAGGGCGTCGCTTCGCTTCCGGCTACACTTACGACGCTTGCGCTAAGCATTTCGTAG
- a CDS encoding transcriptional regulator: MIDALFGSKTRVKLLHLFLNNPGKSFYVREITRLIDEQINSVRRELANMLNVGIITSDTADNKLYYEVNQRYEYYVPFRAIFADEKISEVSPTNRQDSWHNLLEGLSGVRIVLLAGVLVRGSGVGIDLLVVGNVSAVKVKNVVKQIEKIEGREINYSVISYDEFYYRLSVRDKFITEILNGKHAVLLDTDKVLKP; the protein is encoded by the coding sequence ATGATTGATGCACTATTTGGTTCAAAAACGAGAGTAAAGCTACTCCACCTTTTCCTGAATAACCCAGGCAAGTCTTTTTACGTTCGTGAGATTACCCGACTTATCGATGAACAAATAAATTCGGTTCGTAGAGAATTGGCAAATATGCTTAATGTAGGGATTATTACGAGTGATACGGCGGACAATAAATTGTACTATGAGGTGAATCAGAGGTATGAATACTATGTGCCGTTTCGGGCCATTTTTGCAGACGAAAAAATAAGTGAGGTGAGTCCGACTAACCGTCAGGATAGTTGGCACAATCTTCTTGAGGGGCTCAGTGGTGTTCGTATCGTTCTTCTTGCAGGCGTGTTAGTTAGGGGCTCAGGAGTTGGTATTGATCTCCTGGTCGTAGGAAACGTTTCGGCTGTGAAAGTAAAGAATGTGGTTAAGCAAATAGAGAAAATCGAGGGTAGGGAAATAAATTACAGCGTGATAAGCTACGATGAGTTCTATTATAGGCTTAGCGTTCGTGATAAGTTTATTACAGAGATATTGAATGGTAAGCATGCTGTATTGCTAGATACCGATAAAGTGCTGAAACCGTAA
- a CDS encoding tRNA (adenosine(37)-N6)-dimethylallyltransferase MiaA: protein MESRSPDQLPLVVIAGPTASGKTALAIKLAKKYNGEIICADSRTIYRGMDIGTAKPTAEEQAEVPHWGIDLVEPGERFTAADFKSYAEAKIGEIRARGRIPFLVGGTGLYIDAILFDYQFGPNTDPSQRQMLEGLSLLELQEYCRKNSIVLPQNVQNKRYLIRAIEQKGVNLRRKSEPISNSIIVGISTGKPILDKRIALRTEQLFQNGVVEEAIKLGKKYGWESEAFTGNIYKIVRLYLSGELKEEEMKDKFTTLDRQLAKRQMTWLRRNRSIYWANLGDAEHYISGLLAK from the coding sequence ATGGAATCTCGATCCCCAGACCAGCTTCCCTTGGTTGTAATAGCCGGGCCGACAGCGAGCGGCAAGACTGCGCTCGCGATAAAACTTGCTAAAAAGTACAACGGTGAGATTATTTGTGCCGACTCAAGAACGATCTACCGTGGAATGGACATTGGAACGGCTAAGCCGACGGCAGAGGAACAGGCGGAAGTGCCTCACTGGGGTATTGATTTAGTAGAGCCAGGTGAACGCTTTACGGCGGCAGACTTTAAGAGCTATGCCGAGGCAAAGATAGGGGAGATACGGGCACGGGGACGTATACCGTTTCTTGTAGGCGGAACAGGGCTTTATATTGATGCGATTCTTTTTGATTATCAGTTTGGTCCCAATACTGACCCAAGCCAGCGCCAAATGCTTGAAGGACTGTCTCTTCTGGAATTACAAGAATATTGTCGCAAAAACAGCATAGTGTTGCCGCAAAATGTTCAAAACAAACGGTATCTTATTCGTGCTATTGAGCAGAAAGGTGTCAATTTAAGGAGAAAAAGTGAACCAATAAGCAATAGTATTATTGTAGGAATTTCTACGGGAAAGCCCATTCTTGATAAAAGGATTGCACTGCGAACTGAACAATTATTTCAAAACGGTGTTGTGGAAGAAGCAATAAAGTTAGGCAAAAAGTATGGCTGGGAGAGCGAAGCTTTTACGGGAAATATCTACAAAATCGTTCGACTTTATCTATCGGGAGAACTGAAGGAAGAAGAAATGAAAGATAAATTTACAACATTGGATCGTCAACTTGCTAAGCGCCAAATGACATGGCTGCGGCGAAACCGATCCATCTATTGGGCTAACTTAGGAGATGCCGAGCACTATATTTCTGGTCTACTCGCCAAGTAG
- a CDS encoding MGMT family protein → MKEEVPVGFREKVYEIMAQVPYGRVITYGDVAGLAGRANAARIVGGVAHHGPIELPWHRLVNRFGGLASGFHGGREAQEQLLAQEGVMCTDFIIDNFKDVRWNLDPQTSFPWL, encoded by the coding sequence GTGAAAGAGGAAGTTCCTGTTGGCTTTCGCGAAAAAGTGTACGAAATTATGGCGCAGGTGCCCTATGGACGCGTTATAACTTATGGAGATGTTGCTGGTCTTGCGGGTAGGGCGAATGCAGCCCGAATTGTAGGTGGCGTTGCTCATCATGGCCCTATAGAGTTGCCGTGGCATAGATTAGTGAATCGGTTTGGTGGACTGGCGTCAGGTTTTCACGGTGGTCGAGAAGCGCAGGAACAGCTCTTGGCCCAAGAGGGTGTTATGTGTACGGATTTTATCATTGATAACTTTAAGGATGTACGATGGAATCTCGATCCCCAGACCAGCTTCCCTTGGTTGTAA
- the thrS gene encoding threonine--tRNA ligase, which produces MSNEQLHAMRHSLAHITASAVKKLWPEAKFGVGPVVENGFYYDIDLGAQKVSEADFAKIEKVMRQIINEGQPFERFTMPIDEAIAWAKENNQPYKEELLNDLKRAGTTVAKDIDSEAMGTIAEGDAALDEVSFFKNGDFTDLCRGPHVANTKEVGAFKLMRVAGAYWRGKENNPQMQRLYGVAFTTKVELDDYLERLEQAKQRDHRKLGKDLDIYTSSTLIGAGLPLFTPRGTILRDKINELAQSYRSKNGYEKVWIPHIAKLDTYKTSGHFEKFPELLRFTSMESGDELALKPVNCPHHTQIFAGRPRSYRELPIKYLETTTVFRDEKSGELGGLNRVRAITQDDSHVFCAEEQVESVFSELIASAQEMYELLGLKLSLRLSFRDDADNYLGDPEVWERAQGSIKHLAEKFELEYEVGIGEAAIYGPKMDFMATDALGRKFQLATVQLDYAMPERFGLEYTDEAGEKRRPVMVHCALLGSIERFLSIYIEHTGGWFPLWVAPEQVRILTINDTVLDYVDEIEKVLQNTVLMQPVKYNEIRFTRDDRNESLGKKIREATSWKIPVQLIIGPKDKEAREVSVRTRDSEEKVSLDRLQDYLKGL; this is translated from the coding sequence ATGAGTAACGAACAATTACATGCAATGCGGCACAGTTTGGCGCATATTACCGCTTCTGCGGTCAAAAAACTTTGGCCAGAGGCGAAGTTTGGCGTGGGACCTGTTGTTGAAAATGGCTTTTACTATGACATTGATCTGGGGGCGCAGAAGGTCTCCGAGGCTGACTTCGCTAAAATTGAGAAAGTGATGCGGCAGATCATTAATGAAGGACAGCCCTTTGAGCGGTTTACGATGCCGATTGACGAGGCAATCGCCTGGGCTAAAGAAAATAACCAGCCTTATAAAGAAGAGCTTCTTAATGATTTGAAGCGCGCGGGAACAACAGTCGCAAAAGATATCGATAGTGAAGCTATGGGCACAATCGCTGAGGGCGATGCGGCTCTGGATGAAGTATCCTTCTTTAAAAACGGAGACTTCACCGATCTTTGTAGGGGCCCTCATGTGGCAAATACGAAAGAAGTAGGGGCCTTTAAACTGATGCGAGTAGCCGGCGCATACTGGCGTGGTAAAGAAAACAACCCCCAAATGCAGCGGTTATATGGTGTTGCTTTTACAACAAAAGTAGAATTGGACGACTATTTGGAGCGCCTTGAGCAGGCTAAGCAACGTGATCACCGTAAGCTAGGGAAAGACCTGGATATCTATACAAGTTCAACACTCATAGGTGCTGGCCTCCCCCTGTTTACCCCAAGAGGGACTATTCTTCGGGATAAAATTAATGAACTTGCACAGTCATATCGTAGTAAAAATGGCTATGAGAAAGTCTGGATCCCCCATATCGCAAAGTTAGACACATATAAGACCTCCGGCCATTTTGAAAAGTTTCCAGAATTACTGAGATTCACCTCAATGGAATCAGGTGACGAGCTTGCCCTTAAGCCTGTAAACTGTCCGCATCATACTCAGATATTTGCAGGCCGGCCACGAAGTTATCGTGAACTTCCTATCAAGTACCTGGAAACAACAACTGTGTTTCGCGACGAGAAAAGCGGTGAGCTCGGAGGCTTGAACCGTGTCCGCGCAATCACTCAAGATGATTCGCATGTTTTCTGTGCGGAAGAACAGGTAGAAAGTGTATTTTCTGAGCTGATAGCCAGCGCCCAAGAGATGTATGAATTACTTGGATTGAAACTTTCTCTTCGTCTTTCATTTCGGGATGACGCCGACAACTATCTTGGCGATCCTGAGGTGTGGGAACGGGCACAAGGATCGATTAAGCACTTGGCAGAAAAGTTTGAGCTTGAGTACGAAGTTGGAATTGGTGAGGCTGCGATTTATGGTCCGAAGATGGACTTTATGGCAACCGATGCTCTTGGGCGCAAATTCCAGCTTGCTACCGTCCAACTTGACTATGCTATGCCTGAACGGTTCGGTCTTGAATATACAGATGAAGCTGGTGAAAAACGCCGACCTGTTATGGTGCACTGCGCTTTGCTGGGATCTATCGAGCGCTTCCTTAGTATCTATATCGAACACACTGGAGGCTGGTTCCCGTTATGGGTAGCACCGGAGCAGGTTCGTATCCTTACTATTAATGATACGGTGCTGGATTATGTCGATGAAATTGAAAAGGTTCTTCAGAATACCGTGTTGATGCAGCCTGTTAAGTACAATGAAATTCGATTTACACGCGATGATCGCAATGAAAGCCTTGGCAAGAAGATTCGCGAGGCGACCTCTTGGAAAATTCCTGTTCAGCTAATCATCGGGCCTAAGGACAAAGAGGCGCGAGAGGTAAGTGTGCGTACTCGTGACAGTGAAGAGAAAGTTTCTCTCGATAGGCTTCAGGACTACTTGAAAGGGCTTTAA
- a CDS encoding NUDIX domain-containing protein has protein sequence MKIPIVDKDDHIIVYKEREEVDYSSDIFRTASLWITNNRGDILLAQRKFDKKVDPGKWAEAVGGTVEGEDSYVDTVLREAEEELGLSGVIVKEGPKQFITSPCDYFVQWYSATVDLPIEAFTIQREEVEQIAWIPRSQLLEELRHNPEKYIQVMPEILALFP, from the coding sequence ATGAAAATTCCTATCGTCGATAAGGACGACCATATCATTGTCTATAAAGAGCGCGAAGAAGTTGATTATAGTTCGGATATCTTTCGAACAGCTTCCTTATGGATTACCAACAATAGGGGCGATATCCTTCTAGCTCAGCGCAAGTTTGATAAGAAAGTAGATCCAGGAAAATGGGCGGAAGCAGTTGGTGGGACTGTTGAGGGCGAAGACTCGTATGTAGATACGGTTCTTCGCGAAGCCGAAGAAGAACTGGGTCTTTCTGGTGTTATTGTTAAAGAAGGTCCTAAGCAATTTATCACTTCTCCTTGTGATTACTTTGTTCAGTGGTATAGTGCTACGGTAGATCTGCCAATCGAAGCATTTACAATTCAACGAGAAGAAGTGGAACAAATTGCTTGGATACCTCGGAGTCAACTATTAGAAGAGCTCCGCCATAATCCAGAGAAGTACATTCAGGTGATGCCTGAGATTTTAGCACTTTTCCCGTGA